From a single Planococcus shenhongbingii genomic region:
- a CDS encoding S9 family peptidase, with protein sequence MKKNAVEIKDLTNLVSVTDPHISPDGTRALFIRTHMDEEENTYVGHLYHIHLESGKVMQWTHGKERVSAPAWSADGNYVAFLSTRDEKNQLYVMPSTGGEARAVTDFEKGVDAFLWSPCGKKIWFNALAKEGKTFTDKEDKDEKKKPEPVFVTNLKYKMDGMGLLPMDFHRHIGVIDIDSNDVEQITEGNYHYGLEAVSHRGDKLVYGVTREENLDFVFRQPLYLYEVKTKKEIPIVEEEGYFDGAAFSHDDSKIAFAGSTRQFENATHSNIYIYDVAQESLFCLTEGLDAPIGDYVVADFQQGANAPAVVWTKDDHLYFQVSAMGDVRLYFASLDGAVYPASPEMEHVYGYDISKDGVFAIAAISTPVNPGELYKLTIATGERQALTEFNKTYIEETELIEPASIMAEGDKGWDVHGWLMKPRGFEEGEKYPLVVNIHGGPHAMYANTFFHEMQLLAARGFGVLYVNPRGSHGYSQEFVDAVRGDYGGSDYQDIIKSLEGMIEEHSWIDADRLGVTGGSYGGFMTNWIVGHTDRFKAAATQRSISNWVSFFGVSDIGYYFSDWQLGADMTDVDKLWQHSPLKYAGNIKTPLLILHSENDYRCPIEQSEQLYVALKSMGKETEFVRFPEADHNLSRTGKPNLRFARLEQITGWMEKYL encoded by the coding sequence TTGAAAAAAAATGCAGTAGAAATAAAAGACTTAACAAATTTAGTGTCAGTCACAGATCCCCATATCTCACCAGATGGTACGAGAGCATTATTTATCCGGACTCATATGGACGAAGAAGAAAATACATACGTTGGCCATCTATATCATATTCATTTGGAAAGTGGAAAAGTGATGCAATGGACGCATGGCAAAGAGCGGGTTTCTGCTCCGGCATGGTCAGCGGACGGCAATTATGTTGCTTTTTTATCTACACGCGATGAAAAAAATCAATTATATGTAATGCCGTCAACAGGCGGGGAAGCACGGGCAGTGACCGATTTTGAAAAAGGAGTCGATGCGTTCCTTTGGTCGCCATGCGGCAAAAAAATCTGGTTTAATGCGCTTGCTAAAGAAGGGAAGACTTTTACAGACAAAGAAGATAAAGATGAAAAGAAAAAGCCGGAACCGGTTTTTGTAACAAATCTGAAATATAAAATGGATGGCATGGGCTTATTGCCGATGGACTTTCATCGCCATATCGGTGTAATTGATATCGATTCCAACGATGTTGAGCAAATTACGGAAGGCAATTATCATTATGGGCTGGAAGCAGTATCACACCGAGGGGATAAACTGGTTTACGGCGTAACACGTGAAGAAAATCTTGATTTCGTTTTCCGCCAGCCGCTATATCTGTATGAAGTCAAAACAAAAAAAGAAATTCCGATAGTGGAAGAAGAAGGTTATTTTGACGGAGCTGCTTTTTCCCATGATGATTCGAAAATCGCTTTTGCGGGGAGCACCCGCCAATTTGAAAACGCCACACATTCGAACATTTATATCTATGATGTTGCACAAGAATCTCTTTTCTGTTTGACAGAAGGTTTGGATGCTCCGATTGGCGATTACGTCGTGGCGGATTTCCAGCAAGGTGCAAATGCTCCGGCAGTGGTGTGGACAAAAGATGATCATTTGTATTTTCAAGTTTCCGCCATGGGAGATGTACGTCTATACTTTGCGTCACTTGATGGCGCCGTTTACCCTGCCTCTCCGGAAATGGAGCATGTTTACGGCTACGACATTTCAAAAGATGGTGTATTCGCTATAGCGGCAATCAGCACTCCGGTAAATCCGGGAGAGTTGTATAAATTGACCATTGCCACAGGCGAACGCCAAGCATTGACCGAGTTCAACAAGACATATATAGAAGAAACTGAATTGATCGAGCCTGCTTCAATCATGGCAGAAGGAGATAAGGGCTGGGATGTACATGGCTGGCTCATGAAACCGCGCGGCTTTGAAGAAGGGGAGAAATACCCGCTTGTGGTCAATATACATGGAGGGCCGCATGCTATGTATGCCAACACGTTTTTTCATGAGATGCAATTGCTTGCTGCACGTGGTTTCGGTGTGTTGTACGTCAACCCTCGCGGCAGCCATGGCTATAGCCAGGAATTTGTCGATGCAGTGCGTGGGGACTACGGCGGATCCGATTACCAGGACATTATCAAGTCCCTTGAAGGCATGATCGAAGAACATAGCTGGATTGATGCAGATCGACTTGGTGTCACCGGCGGCAGTTACGGCGGCTTTATGACGAATTGGATTGTCGGACACACGGACCGTTTTAAAGCGGCTGCCACACAGCGTTCAATTTCCAACTGGGTGTCATTTTTCGGAGTATCAGACATCGGCTATTATTTCAGCGACTGGCAATTGGGCGCTGATATGACGGATGTCGATAAGCTGTGGCAGCATTCCCCGTTGAAATACGCGGGAAATATAAAAACGCCTTTACTGATTTTGCATTCCGAAAACGACTACCGATGCCCGATTGAGCAGTCTGAACAGCTTTACGTAGCCTTGAAGAGCATGGGCAAAGAAACTGAATTTGTGCGTTTCCCTGAAGCCGACCACAACTTGTCGCGTACAGGAAAACCGAATCTGCGCTTTGCACGCCTCGAACAGATTACCGGTTGGATGGAGAAGTACTTATAA